A window of the Nitrosomonas sp. PY1 genome harbors these coding sequences:
- a CDS encoding helix-turn-helix domain-containing protein, whose translation MKTRIIDGVEVQRSSGNVYADLGLPDAEKLKIKTGLVIEIRKAMRSLDLTQQAAAKRMGITQPKVSDMMRGDFTNLSERKLMDCLNRLGYDIEIKVKPATASLGHLMLAID comes from the coding sequence ATGAAAACACGAATCATTGATGGAGTCGAGGTACAACGCAGTTCTGGCAATGTATATGCCGATCTGGGTCTACCCGACGCTGAAAAACTTAAAATCAAAACCGGCTTAGTCATCGAGATCAGGAAGGCGATGCGCAGCCTTGATCTGACTCAGCAGGCAGCGGCTAAACGTATGGGCATCACCCAGCCCAAGGTTTCCGACATGATGCGCGGCGACTTCACGAACTTGTCGGAGCGCAAATTGATGGACTGCCTAAATCGACTGGGCTATGACATCGAGATCAAAGTAAAACCCGCCACGGCATCACTCGGGCATTTGATGTTGGCCATCGACTGA
- a CDS encoding type II toxin-antitoxin system RelE/ParE family toxin yields MGDKEKPLEWIASSHKDLMALPTGVRRLVGYALSLAQVGDQHDAAKVLKGFGGAGVLEVIESDVGGTYRAVYTVKFKEAVFVLHCFQKKSKQGIATPKEDMDIIHARLKVAEAWAKELRNENTNH; encoded by the coding sequence ATGGGCGATAAAGAAAAGCCGCTGGAATGGATTGCAAGCAGTCACAAGGATTTGATGGCATTGCCGACGGGCGTGCGACGGCTCGTTGGTTACGCACTATCCTTGGCTCAGGTCGGAGATCAACACGATGCGGCGAAGGTACTTAAGGGTTTTGGCGGGGCTGGCGTTCTTGAGGTGATTGAGAGTGATGTTGGTGGCACTTACCGGGCTGTCTACACCGTTAAATTCAAGGAGGCTGTGTTTGTCTTGCATTGCTTCCAGAAGAAAAGTAAGCAAGGAATTGCAACGCCAAAAGAAGACATGGACATCATTCACGCCAGGCTTAAGGTAGCCGAGGCATGGGCAAAGGAGTTACGAAATGAAAACACGAATCATTGA
- a CDS encoding Tn3 family transposase produces MARMKIFNTPEEEAFESPPVFNSSERKRFFSLPLLLEDSMVNLRTPINKVCFLVVAGYFKARRKFFARQFHHTDIEYVARQIGINPSEVCIESYSKETYARHQRAILSYFGYSPFDEAAKTIIINEIAALIRVQFRPKLVLLEIIQVLTVKKIAIPSYNVLADLIVAALNSHQRTLSKIIEACLTENQRTNLDTLLEKEPSNSTEEGWRYRLTLLKKPNQSTRPAKIRANLADLGTVQTLYLDLMPVVQRLDLSYESIRYYAYSVIKAQIPQVSRRADEDRFLHLIAFIVYQTFKLNDILIDILLSAVQAAVNAAEKEQKEVYFRERDQRNQSFTTLVEQFRQNVQETLSAIRTIVADAKLNDSQKVVLIDGVLNEKSAKPAQVEQQIDEFKQSAVKIQQGQDYFALLETRSLKLQHRVAYIIRQVQFAPNCSKPALWAALCHYQQQDGNVDKSAPVDFLAEDQRAALTATDGKFRVSLYKALFFVEVAETIKSGALNLLHSEKFRSLDEYMIQKADWEANRAEYLQRARLEGFADCKATLKALEKTLDARYKETNQNLIAGNNPCLTIRADGSFHVSTPKQEEVECLSLGTFFPERKYISMLEMLATVDHATNFLDEFEHWQIKYQRARPVKKILFAGIIGYGCDIGHSKLAEISKQIDDGELDNAVNWYFSLQNVQGANDRILRLTNRMSLPNIYRNQSDVLHTSSDGQKIEVAVDSLNANYSYKYLGKDKGVSVVTFIDMRDLMWHSTVISSAEREAAYVIDGLMHNDVIKSDIHSTDTHGYSEVIFASTYLLDFEFAPRIKGVSRQQLYAFKHRKHYEEQGYLILPDHYIRENYFEDQWDDVLRFIATIRLKVTTASQLFKRLNSYSKQHPLYRALKEFGKIPKTLFILKYCDDLQFRQAIEKQLNKVEGSNKFSKAVSFGHNQEFIQSEKEDQEIAEACRRLIKNAAVCWNYLYLSQELASEKNEERRAELIEAIRNGSVATWKHFNLHGEFDFSDERMVDSMGLAVPKNPDWKSD; encoded by the coding sequence ATGGCAAGAATGAAAATTTTCAACACCCCGGAGGAGGAAGCATTCGAATCTCCACCGGTGTTCAACAGCTCTGAGCGAAAACGGTTTTTCTCCTTGCCTTTGTTGCTCGAAGATTCAATGGTGAACTTGCGGACGCCTATTAATAAAGTCTGTTTTCTAGTGGTGGCAGGCTACTTCAAGGCACGGCGCAAATTCTTTGCCCGGCAGTTCCACCACACGGATATTGAGTATGTCGCCCGTCAAATAGGCATCAATCCATCTGAGGTTTGCATTGAGTCTTATAGTAAGGAAACCTATGCCCGCCATCAGCGAGCGATCCTGAGCTACTTCGGCTATAGCCCGTTCGACGAAGCAGCGAAGACCATCATTATCAATGAGATTGCCGCTCTGATCCGCGTCCAGTTCCGACCCAAGCTGGTTCTGCTGGAAATCATTCAGGTGCTGACAGTTAAGAAAATTGCGATCCCCAGCTACAATGTGCTGGCCGACCTGATCGTAGCTGCTCTTAATAGCCACCAACGCACCCTCAGCAAAATCATCGAGGCCTGCCTCACGGAAAATCAACGCACCAATCTCGACACTTTGCTGGAAAAAGAACCCAGTAACAGCACCGAAGAGGGTTGGCGTTACCGCCTCACCTTGCTGAAGAAGCCCAACCAATCGACCCGGCCAGCGAAAATTAGAGCCAATTTGGCAGACCTGGGTACCGTGCAGACACTGTATCTTGACCTCATGCCAGTTGTGCAGCGCCTGGACTTGAGCTACGAAAGCATCCGCTACTACGCCTATTCGGTCATCAAGGCCCAGATTCCCCAGGTTTCGCGTCGAGCGGACGAAGACCGCTTCCTGCACCTGATTGCCTTCATCGTGTATCAGACCTTCAAGCTGAACGACATTTTGATTGATATCCTGTTAAGCGCCGTGCAAGCGGCAGTCAATGCCGCAGAGAAAGAACAAAAGGAAGTCTATTTCCGAGAACGCGATCAGCGTAACCAGTCCTTCACCACGCTGGTTGAGCAGTTTCGGCAGAACGTCCAAGAGACACTATCGGCAATCAGGACTATCGTCGCCGATGCGAAACTGAACGACAGCCAGAAAGTTGTTTTGATCGACGGCGTGCTGAATGAGAAATCGGCCAAGCCAGCGCAGGTCGAACAGCAAATCGACGAGTTCAAGCAATCTGCGGTAAAGATTCAGCAGGGCCAAGACTACTTTGCGTTATTGGAAACACGTTCACTAAAATTGCAACATCGCGTTGCCTACATTATCCGCCAGGTGCAGTTTGCGCCGAACTGTAGCAAACCTGCATTGTGGGCTGCATTATGCCATTATCAGCAACAGGACGGCAATGTTGACAAGAGCGCTCCCGTGGACTTTCTGGCCGAGGATCAGCGCGCGGCACTGACCGCTACCGATGGCAAATTTCGCGTTTCGTTGTACAAGGCGCTGTTCTTTGTCGAGGTCGCCGAGACCATCAAGTCCGGTGCGTTGAATCTGTTACACTCTGAAAAATTCCGCTCTCTCGATGAATACATGATCCAGAAGGCGGATTGGGAAGCCAATCGGGCCGAATATCTGCAACGAGCTCGGCTCGAAGGCTTTGCCGACTGCAAGGCCACCTTAAAAGCCCTGGAAAAAACGCTTGATGCCCGTTATAAGGAAACCAACCAGAACTTGATAGCAGGCAATAATCCTTGCCTGACGATACGGGCTGACGGCAGCTTCCATGTCAGCACCCCCAAACAGGAAGAGGTGGAATGCTTGTCTCTTGGAACTTTCTTCCCGGAACGGAAATATATTTCCATGCTTGAGATGTTGGCGACAGTGGATCATGCTACAAATTTTCTCGACGAATTTGAGCATTGGCAGATCAAGTATCAACGAGCCCGGCCAGTCAAGAAGATTCTCTTTGCCGGCATTATCGGTTATGGCTGTGATATTGGCCACAGCAAACTGGCGGAAATTTCCAAGCAAATCGATGATGGCGAGCTGGACAACGCGGTCAACTGGTACTTCTCGCTACAGAACGTCCAGGGCGCCAATGATCGCATCCTGCGATTGACCAATCGGATGAGCCTGCCGAACATCTACCGTAATCAGTCCGATGTGCTGCACACCTCCAGCGATGGGCAGAAAATCGAGGTGGCAGTGGATTCCCTGAACGCCAATTACTCTTACAAATATTTAGGCAAAGACAAGGGCGTTAGTGTGGTGACGTTCATCGACATGCGCGATCTAATGTGGCATTCCACGGTGATCAGCTCCGCTGAACGGGAGGCCGCCTACGTGATCGACGGATTGATGCACAACGACGTCATCAAAAGCGACATACATTCGACCGACACACATGGCTACTCAGAAGTCATATTTGCGTCAACCTATCTCCTGGATTTTGAGTTCGCACCGCGAATCAAGGGCGTTAGTCGGCAGCAACTCTATGCTTTCAAGCACCGAAAACATTACGAGGAACAAGGATACTTGATACTGCCAGACCACTATATTCGAGAAAATTACTTCGAGGATCAATGGGATGATGTTTTGCGCTTTATCGCAACCATCCGATTGAAGGTCACGACCGCCTCACAGCTTTTCAAGCGCCTAAATTCCTACTCCAAGCAGCACCCGCTGTACCGAGCCTTGAAGGAATTCGGGAAGATCCCAAAGACGCTCTTTATTTTAAAATACTGTGACGATCTTCAATTCAGGCAGGCAATCGAAAAACAGCTCAACAAGGTCGAGGGCTCGAACAAATTTTCCAAGGCCGTTTCTTTCGGTCATAACCAGGAGTTCATTCAAAGCGAAAAAGAAGACCAGGAGATTGCCGAAGCTTGCCGACGACTGATCAAGAACGCTGCTGTATGCTGGAATTACCTCTATCTCTCACAGGAGCTTGCATCAGAAAAAAACGAGGAACGCAGGGCGGAACTGATCGAAGCGATTCGTAACGGATCGGTCGCCACCTGGAAGCATTTCAACCTGCACGGTGAGTTCGACTTCTCGGATGAGCGAATGGTCGATTCGATGGGCTTGGCAGTTCCCAAAAATCCGGACTGGAAATCGGACTAA
- a CDS encoding recombinase family protein: MSTKVTTATRKTVAYLRVSTLDQDLEKNKADILNFANHRDLGKVNFVEEIASGRKPWRERQIAQVLEELQSGDAIIVAELSRLGRSMLECMEILALATRKGICVYSVKGSWQLGHSIQSKIIALAFSMAAEIERDLISQRTKEALRFKKEQGITLGRPKGPGKSKLDIFRPEIEGLLANGSTQRFIAQRYHTTEANFHNWLKKNGLKITKVVCLNSPAIRRAEMAQDPWRGHWRPGRLSARLVQTFRKLPLRGVRVVYGSRAEKDRYSLSSG, from the coding sequence ATGTCGACTAAAGTGACTACAGCCACTCGCAAAACGGTCGCTTATCTGCGGGTGTCGACGCTCGACCAGGATCTTGAGAAGAACAAGGCGGATATCCTGAACTTTGCCAACCATCGCGATCTGGGCAAGGTGAATTTTGTTGAAGAGATTGCCTCCGGACGAAAGCCCTGGCGAGAACGTCAAATCGCACAGGTGTTAGAAGAATTGCAGAGTGGTGATGCCATTATTGTGGCCGAACTTTCGAGACTGGGCCGTAGTATGCTCGAATGTATGGAGATTCTGGCGCTCGCTACGCGCAAGGGTATCTGTGTCTATTCGGTGAAGGGAAGCTGGCAACTGGGCCATAGTATCCAGAGCAAGATCATTGCTCTGGCATTCTCGATGGCGGCAGAAATTGAGCGGGATTTGATTTCTCAACGAACCAAGGAAGCTTTGCGCTTTAAAAAGGAACAGGGCATCACGCTGGGTCGACCCAAAGGGCCAGGCAAAAGCAAGCTGGATATTTTTCGGCCGGAAATCGAGGGTCTGTTAGCGAACGGCTCAACGCAGCGGTTCATCGCGCAGCGTTACCACACAACAGAAGCAAACTTTCACAATTGGCTCAAAAAGAATGGGTTGAAGATAACCAAAGTCGTTTGTTTAAACTCACCCGCTATACGGCGGGCAGAAATGGCCCAAGATCCTTGGCGTGGCCATTGGAGACCAGGACGTCTTTCTGCTCGCCTGGTCCAAACATTCCGCAAACTCCCACTTCGTGGAGTTCGAGTGGTGTACGGCTCTCGCGCTGAAAAAGACCGTTATTCCCTGTCTTCTGGATAG
- a CDS encoding carboxypeptidase-like regulatory domain-containing protein, translating into MEFEWCTALALKKTVIPCLLDSTRLPPSLAATHAIPVENVPEILTALTGFAPARGTVRRAEVINRLDKIQDTKPEDVLARAKATFEQKDWIVHGNVIQGENVTVTFAEGHKEPPKGLLDKWQTWAGVAVTLLTAISLMADLPDKIEALFSNETRLSDKKDSENLMLEQGLEGSIRDRTGQPMEGVKVSLPKFNQTVATDPLGQFRFRVTAFKQDTVGLLAQKNGYDPYENDFTLGNTDISFTMKKKP; encoded by the coding sequence GTGGAGTTCGAGTGGTGTACGGCTCTCGCGCTGAAAAAGACCGTTATTCCCTGTCTTCTGGATAGCACAAGACTTCCCCCCTCCCTTGCCGCAACGCACGCAATTCCGGTCGAGAACGTTCCGGAGATCCTCACTGCGCTGACTGGATTTGCGCCCGCACGAGGTACAGTCCGCCGCGCCGAAGTCATCAACAGGCTTGATAAGATCCAGGACACCAAACCAGAAGATGTGCTGGCGCGGGCAAAAGCGACTTTTGAACAAAAAGACTGGATAGTGCACGGGAATGTCATACAGGGCGAAAATGTCACGGTAACGTTTGCAGAAGGGCATAAGGAGCCGCCCAAAGGACTATTGGACAAGTGGCAAACCTGGGCGGGGGTGGCAGTCACCTTGCTGACGGCGATCTCGCTGATGGCCGACTTGCCGGACAAGATTGAAGCTTTGTTCTCGAATGAGACTAGACTTAGCGATAAGAAAGACAGCGAGAATCTAATGCTGGAGCAAGGCCTCGAAGGGTCAATTCGCGACCGGACGGGGCAACCCATGGAAGGCGTAAAAGTGTCACTACCAAAGTTTAACCAGACGGTTGCAACCGATCCACTCGGTCAGTTTCGCTTTCGCGTTACGGCCTTTAAGCAGGATACCGTGGGTTTGCTGGCCCAGAAGAATGGTTATGATCCCTACGAGAATGACTTTACCCTGGGCAATACCGACATCAGTTTCACCATGAAGAAAAAGCCATGA
- a CDS encoding tetratricopeptide repeat protein — MKRRLIALCVLLGMLFPFVLQAKDRMLQGRVMLVGEHDELNPAVGQDVQLLESGDTVRTKEGGKFRIFTKDVFKPGAKITLAVERKDWRIQYPLDGETRVPDDLEKELVEIRLLPIGSKKFWSADRFEKFIAGIAAKSREQVRPEGRPQEIEFSRYIKDWGIKYGFSAQQARDEIDKWVDEAEQGNDPYQLGLAAFARKNFREAGNQFQESGENKVKASAEATAKGQRLLEEAIRDFRLSGDAKYSNYQFLEALKSYLQAEQLVSKEKEPQLWAAIQIDIGKAGAQIGTRTQGSEIHGYLDDAATAFRAALTVYTKEQLPQDWAMTQNNLGVALWTQGTRTTGETGTQLLADAASAYRAALTVYTKEQLPQDWAMTQNNLGVALWTQGTRTTGETGTQLLADAASAYRAALTVRTKEHLPQDWATTQNNLGIVLWAQGIRTTGETGTQLLADAASAYRAALTVRTEEHLPQDWAATQNNLGLVLEEQGNRTGGEPGIRLLAEAVSVYRDALTVYTKGHLPQGWALIQNSLGNILQAQGSRTGGEPGIRLLAEAVSVYRDALTVYTKEHLPQGWAATQNNLGNALQARGIRTSGEAGIRLLGEAVSAYRDALTVRTKEHLPQDWAATQHNLGIVLKEQASRIDGEAGIRLLGEAVMAHRAAVTVRTKEHLPQDWAATQHSMGIVLWKQASRTGGEAGIRLLGEAVVAYRAALTVRTKEHLPQDWATIQNHLGVALQEQGSRTGGEAGKRLLGEAVATYRDALTVYTKEQLPQDWAATQNNLAKALLNLEDWRGAAEAYHNLSTLYPDYEKYSFTLYQEKLFAYPEAFALIQRWLERQPDDLSAQANFAEAHFTTGRFEEAQTRIAALLANPQLDSSGSLALRTLQVATLLVMNKPELATTAFAALHGLVKNLPSDFDLSWDFEGSRHFIGKEASLVGYRAWLLDLFSAVEEKDAQKRLRALNKLQTPLSSGLNP; from the coding sequence ATGAAGCGTCGCTTGATTGCTCTGTGCGTTCTTTTGGGGATGCTGTTCCCCTTTGTGCTCCAGGCGAAGGACAGGATGCTTCAGGGGCGGGTCATGTTGGTTGGCGAACATGACGAGTTGAATCCAGCAGTCGGACAGGACGTGCAACTCTTGGAGTCCGGGGATACGGTTCGTACAAAGGAAGGCGGGAAATTTCGTATCTTCACCAAGGACGTCTTCAAGCCCGGTGCAAAAATTACCCTGGCCGTGGAAAGGAAGGACTGGCGTATACAATATCCGCTGGACGGAGAAACTAGAGTCCCTGACGATCTGGAAAAGGAGCTCGTCGAAATCCGCCTGCTTCCGATAGGTTCGAAGAAGTTCTGGTCGGCCGACCGTTTTGAAAAGTTTATTGCTGGTATTGCTGCAAAGTCTAGGGAACAGGTGCGGCCTGAAGGCAGGCCCCAGGAGATAGAATTTAGCCGCTACATCAAGGATTGGGGCATAAAGTATGGATTTAGCGCCCAGCAGGCCAGGGACGAGATTGACAAATGGGTAGACGAGGCGGAACAGGGAAACGATCCGTATCAGCTTGGTCTTGCGGCTTTTGCCAGAAAAAATTTCCGTGAAGCCGGCAACCAGTTTCAAGAATCAGGCGAAAACAAGGTTAAAGCGAGTGCGGAAGCCACCGCGAAAGGGCAGCGGCTGCTAGAAGAGGCCATTCGGGATTTTCGCTTGTCAGGGGATGCCAAGTACAGCAACTATCAGTTTTTAGAGGCACTCAAAAGCTACCTGCAAGCTGAGCAGCTTGTCTCGAAGGAGAAAGAGCCGCAACTCTGGGCAGCGATCCAGATTGACATTGGAAAGGCCGGTGCTCAGATCGGTACGCGAACCCAGGGCTCTGAGATTCATGGCTACTTGGATGATGCGGCGACTGCTTTTCGCGCTGCCCTGACGGTGTATACGAAGGAGCAACTGCCGCAGGATTGGGCCATGACCCAAAACAACCTGGGAGTCGCGCTGTGGACGCAGGGAACCCGCACCACCGGTGAGACTGGCACCCAGCTGCTGGCCGATGCAGCCAGCGCCTATCGCGCTGCCCTGACGGTGTATACGAAGGAGCAATTGCCGCAGGATTGGGCCATGACCCAAAACAACCTGGGAGTCGCGCTGTGGACGCAGGGAACCCGCACCACCGGTGAGACTGGCACCCAGCTGCTGGCCGATGCAGCCAGCGCCTACCGCGCTGCCTTGACGGTCCGCACGAAGGAGCATCTGCCGCAAGACTGGGCCACGACTCAGAACAACTTGGGAATCGTGCTGTGGGCGCAGGGCATTCGCACCACCGGTGAGACTGGCACCCAGCTGCTGGCCGATGCAGCCAGCGCCTACCGCGCTGCCTTGACGGTCCGCACCGAGGAGCATCTGCCACAAGACTGGGCCGCGACCCAGAACAACTTGGGACTTGTGCTAGAGGAGCAGGGAAATCGCACCGGCGGAGAGCCCGGCATCCGGCTGCTGGCCGAGGCTGTCAGCGTCTATCGCGATGCCCTGACGGTGTATACAAAAGGGCATTTGCCACAAGGCTGGGCCCTGATCCAGAACAGCCTGGGAAATATACTACAAGCGCAGGGCAGCCGCACCGGCGGAGAGCCCGGCATCCGGCTACTGGCCGAGGCTGTCAGCGTCTATCGCGATGCCCTGACGGTGTATACAAAAGAGCATTTGCCACAAGGCTGGGCCGCGACCCAGAATAATCTGGGAAACGCGCTGCAGGCACGGGGAATCCGAACCAGCGGGGAAGCCGGCATCCGGCTGCTGGGTGAGGCTGTCAGCGCCTATCGCGATGCCCTGACGGTCCGCACCAAGGAGCATCTGCCACAAGACTGGGCCGCAACGCAGCATAACTTGGGAATCGTGCTGAAGGAACAGGCTAGCCGCATCGACGGGGAAGCCGGCATCCGGCTGCTGGGCGAGGCGGTCATGGCCCATCGCGCTGCCGTGACGGTACGCACGAAGGAGCATCTACCACAGGACTGGGCCGCAACTCAGCACAGCATGGGAATCGTGCTGTGGAAGCAGGCTAGCCGCACCGGCGGGGAAGCCGGCATCCGGCTGCTGGGCGAGGCGGTCGTGGCCTATCGCGCCGCTCTGACGGTGCGCACGAAGGAGCACTTGCCGCAAGACTGGGCTACTATCCAGAACCACCTGGGTGTCGCGCTGCAGGAGCAGGGCAGCCGCACCGGCGGGGAGGCGGGGAAGCGACTGCTGGGTGAGGCGGTCGCGACCTATCGCGATGCCCTAACGGTGTACACGAAGGAGCAACTGCCGCAGGACTGGGCTGCAACCCAGAACAACTTGGCAAAGGCATTGCTAAATCTTGAGGACTGGCGAGGAGCGGCCGAGGCATACCACAACTTATCGACTCTTTATCCAGATTATGAGAAATATTCCTTTACACTGTACCAGGAGAAACTGTTTGCCTACCCGGAGGCTTTTGCGCTCATCCAGCGGTGGCTCGAGCGGCAACCCGACGACCTCTCTGCTCAAGCCAATTTTGCGGAGGCGCACTTCACGACTGGCCGTTTTGAAGAAGCGCAAACGCGTATCGCAGCGCTGCTTGCGAACCCTCAACTGGATTCCAGCGGCAGTCTCGCCTTAAGGACGTTACAGGTCGCCACGCTGCTGGTGATGAATAAGCCAGAGCTTGCCACCACAGCCTTTGCGGCCCTGCATGGCCTTGTTAAAAACTTGCCTTCCGATTTTGATTTAAGCTGGGACTTCGAGGGCAGCAGGCATTTCATTGGAAAAGAAGCAAGCTTAGTTGGCTACCGCGCTTGGCTCCTAGATCTTTTTTCTGCTGTGGAGGAGAAAGATGCACAGAAGAGACTGAGGGCGCTGAATAAACTCCAAACTCCTTTGTCCAGCGGGCTCAACCCCTAG
- a CDS encoding efflux RND transporter periplasmic adaptor subunit translates to MADVNSKNKVHDLLLVMGPKLSLALIISMALMACGKNDQAAGLPAGGTALPVSMIEVQPTSVPISAEAVAQTEGAKEVEIRPRVGGILLRRLYDEGAAVKAGQPMFLIDPVPYQNALAQAKAQLAEQKARIVQTEREEKRLLDLLDTQAISQREYDNAVSDNAIAKAALQQAEVGVRDAELNLSYTTVTAPVKGMSGRFQFSEGALVEAYNSLLTTLVQISPIWVRFSLSDNELVQLGGPLNEQRVKQITLILPDGTEYGKDGELNFAASKIDPTLGTQQLRATFDNAEQRLLPGQFVRARVTTGTRDGVFLVPQVAVQTSDLGKSVYVLNEKNEATVRPVVAGNWLGKDWVILEGLKAGDKVIVDNIIKLRPGNPVSPHALGEAPAEPPAQPKPDKQASGPGRESS, encoded by the coding sequence ATGGCAGATGTCAATTCCAAGAATAAAGTTCACGATTTACTACTGGTTATGGGCCCAAAATTATCCCTTGCACTGATTATAAGCATGGCGTTGATGGCGTGCGGCAAAAATGATCAGGCTGCCGGGTTGCCTGCTGGCGGCACGGCTCTTCCTGTCAGTATGATCGAGGTGCAGCCTACCAGCGTGCCAATCAGCGCCGAAGCGGTTGCGCAAACCGAAGGTGCCAAGGAAGTCGAGATACGGCCGAGGGTGGGCGGCATTCTGCTCAGACGCCTGTACGATGAGGGCGCCGCGGTAAAAGCGGGCCAGCCGATGTTTCTGATTGATCCCGTTCCCTACCAAAATGCCTTGGCGCAAGCAAAGGCGCAACTCGCCGAGCAGAAAGCCCGCATTGTGCAGACCGAGCGTGAGGAAAAGCGTTTGCTCGATCTGCTCGACACGCAAGCCATCAGCCAGCGTGAATACGACAACGCCGTCTCTGATAACGCGATCGCAAAGGCTGCCTTGCAACAGGCTGAGGTTGGCGTACGCGATGCTGAGCTTAATCTTTCCTATACAACCGTAACGGCGCCGGTGAAGGGCATGTCGGGCCGCTTTCAGTTCTCCGAAGGAGCCCTGGTGGAAGCGTATAACAGCCTGTTGACGACACTTGTGCAGATATCGCCCATATGGGTGCGCTTCAGCCTTTCCGATAACGAGTTGGTACAGCTTGGCGGCCCCCTGAATGAACAAAGAGTAAAGCAAATCACGTTGATACTGCCGGATGGCACGGAGTACGGGAAGGACGGAGAGTTGAATTTTGCCGCCAGCAAGATTGACCCCACGCTTGGTACGCAGCAATTACGCGCAACGTTCGATAACGCAGAACAACGTTTGCTGCCAGGACAATTCGTACGCGCGCGCGTCACCACGGGAACACGCGATGGGGTTTTTCTCGTCCCGCAGGTTGCGGTGCAGACGTCTGATCTAGGCAAGAGTGTCTATGTCCTCAATGAAAAGAACGAAGCGACCGTACGGCCGGTCGTGGCGGGTAACTGGCTAGGCAAGGATTGGGTGATTCTCGAGGGACTGAAAGCGGGCGACAAGGTGATTGTCGATAATATTATCAAGCTCCGTCCTGGGAACCCCGTGTCGCCTCACGCGCTTGGAGAAGCGCCTGCCGAGCCCCCCGCCCAGCCCAAACCCGATAAGCAGGCAAGTGGACCTGGGCGAGAATCATCATGA